A window of the Verminephrobacter eiseniae EF01-2 genome harbors these coding sequences:
- a CDS encoding GspE/PulE family protein: MTDAADSVSPAHYSFRPASAEALWQQISTPRPTAGKARRLGEALVHAGLLTAPGLWHGLQVQQQEREKGQHRPIGQILVELGALTQEQLRAVIASWLGEYQVHPGDLKPEAAALALVPRAMAERESVLPLLIREDTLVLLMIDPGKRSLLDELRFLTQRRLIALQAAPDTLGPAIRKAYQPPGTGTEEEPAPVVRSTLQELLSTLDSTEPGDANEADALNESDTLAQIINAVIDEAIGRNASDIHIETELAPKSLRIRLRIDGDLATHLELPARYRVAVVARIKVMAGMDISERRKPQEGKIDFARFGGPPVELRVTSIPTSQGLEDVVLRLLTGVLALDRIDLSRANLLALQSVAQKRYGLVLVCGPTGCGKTTTLHSVLRDINGTGRKIWTAEDPIEITQDGLRQVQVNPRLGWTVAAAMRAFLRADPDVIMVDEMRDEEIARIALEAAFTGHLVLTTLLTTAAPDAVARQLGQLDIKLNPLDFSALPLAILAQRLVLRLCVACRESQVIDQDRLMDLASQYLESGSGSNTLEARTAQVERWRLQHGDAQGALRLWRHKGCAECQGFGYQGRLGIHGLMVRDEPANWLTLRQDGIEKVLQGLTDMAQVLAATDL, from the coding sequence ATGACCGACGCCGCCGATTCTGTTTCGCCAGCACACTACAGTTTTCGCCCTGCCAGCGCCGAAGCCCTGTGGCAGCAGATATCCACACCGCGCCCCACGGCGGGCAAGGCGCGGCGCCTGGGCGAGGCACTGGTGCATGCCGGACTGTTGACCGCGCCCGGGCTCTGGCATGGCCTGCAAGTGCAGCAACAAGAGCGCGAAAAGGGCCAGCACCGGCCCATCGGCCAGATCCTGGTGGAACTGGGTGCGCTGACGCAGGAGCAACTGCGCGCGGTCATTGCCAGTTGGCTGGGCGAGTACCAAGTGCACCCTGGCGACCTCAAGCCCGAAGCGGCGGCCCTGGCCCTGGTGCCCCGCGCCATGGCCGAGCGCGAATCGGTGCTGCCGCTGCTGATACGCGAAGACACGCTGGTGCTGCTGATGATCGATCCCGGCAAGCGCTCGCTGCTCGACGAATTGCGCTTTTTGACCCAGCGCCGGCTGATTGCGCTGCAGGCCGCGCCGGACACGCTCGGGCCCGCCATCCGCAAGGCCTACCAGCCCCCCGGCACCGGAACCGAGGAGGAACCGGCGCCGGTCGTGCGCAGCACATTGCAAGAACTGCTCAGCACCCTGGACAGCACCGAACCCGGCGATGCGAACGAGGCCGATGCGCTCAACGAGTCGGACACCCTGGCACAGATCATCAACGCGGTGATCGACGAGGCCATCGGCCGCAACGCATCCGACATCCACATCGAGACCGAACTGGCCCCGAAGAGCCTGCGCATCCGCCTGCGCATCGACGGCGACCTCGCGACCCACCTGGAACTACCGGCGCGCTACCGCGTCGCCGTGGTGGCGCGCATCAAGGTCATGGCGGGCATGGATATCTCCGAGCGCCGCAAGCCCCAGGAGGGCAAGATCGACTTTGCCCGCTTTGGTGGCCCGCCGGTCGAGTTGCGCGTGACCTCCATCCCCACCTCGCAGGGGCTGGAAGATGTGGTGCTGCGGCTGCTCACCGGTGTTTTGGCGCTCGATCGCATCGACCTGAGCCGCGCCAACCTGCTGGCACTGCAATCGGTGGCGCAAAAGCGCTACGGCCTGGTGCTGGTGTGCGGGCCCACAGGCTGCGGCAAGACGACCACATTGCATTCAGTGTTGCGCGACATCAACGGCACAGGCCGCAAGATCTGGACTGCCGAGGACCCGATCGAGATCACCCAGGATGGTCTGCGCCAGGTGCAGGTGAACCCGCGCCTGGGCTGGACCGTTGCGGCCGCGATGCGCGCCTTCCTGCGGGCCGACCCGGACGTGATCATGGTCGATGAAATGCGCGACGAGGAGATAGCGCGCATCGCCCTGGAGGCCGCGTTCACCGGCCATCTGGTGCTGACCACGCTGCTGACCACCGCCGCGCCTGATGCCGTTGCACGCCAGTTGGGGCAGTTGGACATCAAACTGAATCCGCTCGATTTTTCCGCCCTGCCGCTGGCGATTCTGGCCCAGCGTCTGGTGCTGCGCCTGTGCGTGGCCTGCCGCGAGTCCCAGGTGATCGACCAGGACCGGCTGATGGACCTGGCCTCGCAGTACCTGGAAAGCGGCAGCGGCAGCAATACGCTGGAGGCGCGCACTGCGCAGGTCGAGCGTTGGCGCTTGCAGCACGGCGACGCGCAGGGTGCGTTGCGCCTGTGGCGCCACAAGGGCTGCGCCGAATGCCAAGGCTTCGGCTACCAGGGCCGGCTGGGCATCCATGGGCTGATGGTGCGCGATGAGCCGGCGAACTGGCTCACCTTGCGGCAAGACGGTATCGAGAAGGTGTTGCAGGGCTTGACCGACATGGCGCAAGTGCTGGCAGCGACCGACCTGTAG
- a CDS encoding exodeoxyribonuclease III, whose translation MFKLTSLNLNGIRSATSRGLESWLAATRPDCICVQEVKAQAADLADRFERLADLQGYFHLAEKKGYSGVGVYTRHEPSDRVAGYGSPEFDAEGRYLELRFDTPARKLSIISAYFPSGSSGPLRQQAKFRFLAEFHPHLMRLRAEREFILCGDINIAHQTIDLKNWRSNQKNSGFLPEERLWMTNLLDVNDKNGVIDVYRRLQPCATDTAYTWWSNRGRAYANNVGWRLDYHLATPALAALARAQSIYKGEKFSDHAPITVDYELRL comes from the coding sequence TTGTTCAAATTGACCAGCCTCAATCTCAATGGCATCCGCTCGGCCACCAGCCGGGGCCTGGAAAGTTGGCTCGCCGCCACACGACCCGATTGTATTTGCGTGCAGGAAGTCAAGGCCCAGGCCGCCGATTTGGCCGACCGGTTCGAGCGCCTGGCAGACCTGCAGGGGTACTTTCATCTGGCCGAAAAAAAGGGCTATTCGGGCGTGGGGGTCTACACCCGCCACGAGCCGTCGGACCGGGTGGCCGGCTATGGCTCGCCCGAGTTCGATGCCGAGGGCCGCTATCTGGAACTGCGCTTCGACACGCCGGCGCGCAAGCTGTCGATCATCAGCGCCTATTTTCCCAGCGGCTCCTCGGGGCCGCTGCGCCAGCAGGCCAAGTTCCGTTTTCTGGCCGAGTTCCATCCCCATCTGATGCGCCTCAGGGCTGAACGCGAATTCATCCTGTGCGGCGACATCAATATTGCCCACCAGACCATCGATCTGAAAAACTGGCGTAGTAACCAAAAGAACAGCGGATTCCTGCCCGAGGAGCGGCTCTGGATGACAAATTTGCTGGACGTAAATGACAAAAACGGCGTCATAGACGTTTACCGTCGGTTACAGCCCTGTGCCACCGACACAGCCTACACTTGGTGGAGCAACCGTGGTCGGGCCTATGCCAACAACGTGGGTTGGCGGCTGGACTACCACTTGGCCACCCCTGCATTGGCGGCTCTGGCGCGTGCCCAATCCATCTACAAAGGCGAGAAATTCTCTGACCATGCTCCGATCACGGTGGACTACGAATTGCGCCTATAA